A genomic segment from Gavia stellata isolate bGavSte3 chromosome 4, bGavSte3.hap2, whole genome shotgun sequence encodes:
- the LOC104257246 gene encoding alpha-2-macroglobulin-like protein 1: protein MWSIAFLWGSILLLPSTAGTPAMLNYAVALPSQLYHPFSETVCLQLSRKQAVPIHVTVTLQSRAGNETLITQSVSQLTFFHCTSFQVPPPVGNPDEVAFIVITVLEANSEFQKKQKVLIKHADKKTFIQTDKPVYKPGQIVKLRIVTLDQNFIASNETHRLVELKDPKGNRIAQWLNVTPVGGIVDLSFPLAAEALVGEYTIKIPDRTHTFRVEEYVLPKFSVSIQMPQVVTILEENFHLHVCGMYTYGKPVQGTVKAVVCRKHIRYNRKSSKAKRSICKDYTGETNKDGCFATEVNIKNYHQKRGDNYDFNLEAVAFLKESGTGLEFNTTENCKVTFDITTLQFWGTSYYYQQGAPYYGKLELKSANGTHLKNKEVILTVSYGSRKQTRTYFTDDTGMASFTLETSAWDNSSKVLLQAKTQPEDLSGRNVRVSYGTASLTLRAFYSSSRSSVRIQPVQAMLPCREVQQVTVHYRILATELGAGAARADFYHLVLARGSLVHHGQTTVLLDPPLGQYSGTFNVTLPIDLISPMATLFVYTAFPEGQVAADTFSLKVSKCFRNHVKLGFSDTVALPGSAVRLHLQAAPGSLCSIRAVDQSVLLLRPEAELSRDSVYNMFSYSQEHPSTLTDSYSDYCTTHKSPGIIGSPQTTLPPETMSPFMYDRYSYAVSQPDIYELLKNSGLTFLTSLKIKSPIECRTQTAFYYDYMSYGELADLDDLDPETDAAVERAESEHIELGSEAGPVRTWFPETFIWTLVPINDSGAAELAITVPDSITDWRAMTFCTSESHGLGISETTSLRSFKPFFVEPTLPYSVFRGESFPLKVKVFSYLKQCMVLQLSLMDSRDLEFVHANVRFTICLCPDSAKTFFWDVKATKLGKVNFTVTAEVMEQEDVCTESTAVVPESGGKDTVVKHLLVKAEGLLEEKTHTSLLCPKETSASETITFTMPENVVLGSERAHISFLGDILGTALDNIDELLQMSSGCGEQNMVHFAPNVFITRYLEETGQLTPEIKQKAIGYLESGYQRQLLYKHTDGSYSAFGEGSEPGNTWLTALVLKTFSQARDFIHIDEQNIKDAANALIKSQIPSGCFKSVGKLFNNGLMGAVEEGLGLSSAIITALIHAGIPRSDPVVWKALKCVKDLVNADTGSSNLYGLALAANAFAVAGDKALRQKILERLDKAAIISDDQIFWSQQSKQEEDSLYWYRAPSVDVELTSSILIAHLSKSSLSSDEIRKASQIVSWLIKQQNPYGGFASTQDTVVALEALALYATKTFSKDGPDLQASLSSEGFNQNIRVDNTNRLLLQTVELPAIPRDYTVHVQGHGCLFLQAILRYHIPPPRSDVTFAVSVQTECTAPNATQFPVTIHARYTGNRVSTNMVLIQVELLSGYSPVAGSLEELKKMPLVKKVESEADRVILYLEELTRQPHTYTLLVQQDMQVKDRKPANIKVYDYYMPEETTVMSYSAPCE from the exons GTCCCTCCTCCTGTTGGAAACCCCGATGAAGTGGCTTTTATTGTTATCACAGTCCTGGAAGCCAACTCAgagtttcagaagaaacagaaagtcCTAATCAAACACGCAGACAAGAAGACTTTTATCCAGACAGACAAACCTGTGTACAAACCTGGACAAATTG TCAAGTTGCGAATTGTAACCTTGGATCAGAACTTTATTGCCAGCAATGAAACG CACCGTCTTGTGGAACTGAAG GACCCCAAAGGGAACCGAATCGCACAGTGGCTGAATGTTACACCTGTGGGAGGCATTGTGGATCTGTCCTTCCCCCTGGCTGCGGAAGCACTGGTTGGAGAGTACACCATCAAAATTCCTGACCGCACACATACCTTCAGGGTAGAGGAGTATG TGCTGCCCAAGTTCAGTGTCTCCATACAGATGCCTCAGGTGGTCACCATCTTGGAGGAGAATTTCCATCTCCACGTCTGTGGCAT GTACACCTATGGGAAGCCAGTCCAAGGTACTGTGAAGGCTGTGGTGTGCCGTAAACATATCCGCTATAATCGGAAGTCTTCCAAAGCCAAGCGCAGTATTTGTAAGGATTACACTGGTGAG ACAAACAAAGATGGCTGCTTTGCTACTGAGGTGAATATTAAGAACTACCACCAGAAGCGTGGTGACAATTATGATTTCAACCTGGAAGCTGtggcttttctgaaagaaagtgGAACAG GGCTGGAGTTCAACACCACTGAAAACTGCAAGGTCACTTTTGATATCACAACTCTCCAGTTCTGGGGGACAAGCTACTACTATCAGCAAGGAGCTCCCTACTATGGAAAA CTGGAACTCAAAAGTGCCAACGGGACACACCTGAAGAACAAGGAGGTGATTCTTACAGTGTCCTATGGTAGCAGGAAGCAGACCAGGACCTACTTCACGGATGACACTGGGATGGCCTCTTTCACGTTAGAGACATCAGCATGGGACAACAGCAGTAAAGTTCTACTACAG GCAAAGACCCAGCCGGAGGACTTAAGCGGTCGAAATGTGAGGGTGTCTTACGGCACTGCATCCCTCACACTGAGGGCCTTCTACTCCTCCAGCCGCAGCTCTGTGAGGATCCAGCCGGTGCAGGCAATGCTGCCCTGCAGGGAGGTGCAGCAGGTCACCGTGCACTATCGCATCCTAGCCACAGAgctgggggccggggctgccagAGCAGACTTCTACCACCTG GTTTTGGCTAGAGGATCTCTTGTACATCATGGCCAAACAACAGTGCTTCTTGATCCACCATTAG GTCAGTATAGTGGGACTTTCAATGTCACTCTGCCAATTGACCTCATTTCACCCATGGCTACCCTCTTTGTTTACACCGCCTTCCCTGAGGGACAAGTGGCGGCTGACACCTTCAGTCTGAAAGTCTCCAAGTGCTTCAGGAACCAT GTGAAGCTTGGCTTCTCAGACACAGTGGCTCTCCCAGGATCGGCTGTCCGTCTCCATTTGCAGGCTGCACCAGGCTCCCTATGTAGCATCCGTGCTGTAGACCAGAGCGTCCTTCTCCTGAGGCCAGAGGCTGAGCTATCCAGGGATAGT GTGTACAATATGTTCAGCTATTCTCAGgagcaccccagcaccctcacAGACTCTTACAGTGACTATTGTACTACGCACAAGAGCCCAGGAATCATTGGTTCCCCCCAGACCACCCTTCCACCAGAAACAATGTCACCATTCATGTACGACAGATACTCTTACGCAGTGTCCCAACCAGATATTTATGAACTTCTGAAG AATTCAGGTCTAACATTTCTAACCAGCCTTAAAATCAAGTCTCCAATTGAGTGCCGCACCCAGACCGCTTTCTACTACGACTACATGT CTTATGGCGAGCTGGCAGACTTGGACGACTTGGACCCAGAAACAGATGCTGCTGTTGAACGTGCTGAGTCAGAGCACATTGAGCTGGGTAGCGAGGCAGGGCCAGTACGTACCTGGTTTCCAGAGACATTCATCTGGACTCTGGTTCCCATCAA TGATTCAGGGGCTGCTGAGCTAGCCATCACAGTACCCGACAGTATCACAGACTGGAGAGCCATGACCTTCTGCACGTCAGAGAGCCATGGGTTGGGAATCTCAGAGACCACCAGCCTGCGGAGCTTCAAGCCCTTCTTCGTGGAACCCACCTTGCCCTACTCTGTCTTCCGGGGAGAGTCATTTCCCCTGAAAGTCAAAGTCTTCAGCTACCTGAAGCAGTGCATGGTG CTCCAGCTTAGCCTGATGGACTCCAGGGATTTAGAATTCGTGCATGCAAATGTCAGGTTCACTATTTGTCTGTGTCCTGATTcggcaaaaacatttttctgggATGTGAAGGCTACAAAATTAG GGAAGGTGAATTTCACTGTCACTGCTGAAGTGATGGAGCAGGAAGATGTTTGCACTGAGAGTACCGCCGTTGTGCCAGAGTCTGGAGGGAAGGACACGGTGGTTAAACACTTGCTGGTGAAG gcagaggggctgctggaggaaaaGACCCACACCTCACTCCTGTGCCCTAAAG AAACTTCAGCTTCAGAGACAATCACTTTCACTATGCCAGAGAACGTGGTCCTTGGGTCGGAGAGAGCCCACATCTCTTTCTTAG GTGACATTTTGGGGACAGCACTGGACAACATAGATGAGCTCCTCCAGATGTCCAGTGGCTGTGGTGAGCAGAACATGGTTCATTTTGCCCCCAATGTCTTTATCACACGATACCTTGAAGAAACAGGACAACTGACTCCAGAAATCAAACAGAAGGCAATTGGCTATCTGGAAAGCG GATATCAGCGGCAACTCCTGTACAAGCACACAGACGGCTCATACAGTGCCTTTGGGGAAGGAAGTGAGCCAGGGAACACATG GCTTACTGCCCTTGTCCTCAAGACCTTCAGCCAAGCCCGGGACTTCATCCACATAGATGAGCAGAATATAAAGGATGCTGCCAATGCCCTCATTAAAAGTCAGATTCCATCTGGCTGCTTCAAGAGTGTGGGGAAGCTCTTCAACAACGGTCTGATG ggtgCAGTAGAGGAAGGACTGGGGCTGAGCTCTGCGATCATCACAGCTCTCATACACGCAGGGATCCCACGCTCT GACCCAGTTGTGTGGAAAGCTCTGAAATGTGTAAAGGACCTGGTCAATGCTGATACTGGCAGTTCCAACCTCTACGGCCTGGCACTAGCCGCAAATGCCTTTGCAGTAGCAGGTGATAAGGCCCTCAGGCAGAAAATCCTTGAAAGATTGGATAAGGCCGCCATAATATCAG ATGACCAAATATTCTGGAGTCAACAGTCCAAACAGGAAGAAGACTCCCTATATTGGTATCGGGCTCCATCTGTTGATGTGGAATTGACGTCTAGTATCCTCATCGCTCACCTTTCAAAGTCAAGTTTGTCTTCAGATGAAATCAGAAAGGCATCCCAGATTGTGTCTTGGCTCATCAAGCAGCAAAACCCTTACGGAGGCTTTGCTTCAACCCAG GACACGGTGGTTGCTCTGGAAGCTCTAGCCCTGTATGCAACCAAGACCTTCAGCAAGGATGGCCCTGATCTTCAGGCTTCTCTCTCCTCTGAGGGGTTCAACCAAAACATCCGCGTAGACAACACCAATCGCCTCCTGCTGCAGACAGTGGAGCTGCCAGCCATTCCCCGAGATTATACTGTGCATGTGCAGGGCCATGGGTGCCTCTTCCTGCAG GCCATTCTGCGCTACCACATCCCTCCACCAAGGAGCGACGTCACCTTTGCCGTATCTGTGCAGACGGAGTGCACCGCACCCAACGCCACCCAGTTCCCTGTCACCATTCATGCTCG CTACACAGGGAACCGTGTGTCCACCAACATGGTCCTGATCCAAGTGGAGCTGCTGTCTGGATACAGCCCCGTGGCAGGTTCACTGGAAGAG CTAAAGAAAATGCCTTTAGTGAAGAAAGTTGAAAGCGAAGCTGACCGAGTCATTCTCTACCTGGAGGAA CTGACTAGACAGCCTCACACCTACACTTTGCTGGTGCAGCAGGACATGCAAGTGAAGGATCGTAAGCCAGCTAATATCAAGGTCTACGATTACTACATGCCAG aAGAAACTACAGTGATGAGCTACAGTGCCCCGTGCGAGTGA
- the LOC104257244 gene encoding alpha-2-macroglobulin-like protein 1, translating into MWTPFLLSCLLYTLGIVAEPRYLIIVPAALPYPSSQRVCLDLRGVEKPIRVALTLVHPSGNLSLYRKVVRNNWIFECSKFQVPQPAGSQEVGTVHLRISNGHYFSVNQEKQVLIRRAGTGTFIQMDKPIYNPGQTVKFRIVTLTEDFAPVNSKYSVVEIQDPNQNRIGQWLDVRPKQGIADLSFQLAAELSLGTYTISVVNPKVSSTFKVEERVLQKFDVFFEGPAHIYASDKTFPLRVCGRYSYGKAVQGTMRVTLCQRARRRPQNASKDICREYSGPTMSKGCFTPSVSTSAFNLAPSEEDGKLYAEASLLETRTGVQINTSSQILISRTAARAVFETPNAYYIPGVPYRGKIKLQDHYGNGMKNRKVYLVIKFMRRRFIKTYITDGSGIASFNLDTTAWNSSSVSLEVTGKAGILVRGQRRVQVGKLNSKSAAAGRQAAFAPVLKGSFSIPLTFTADFTPSPSLVVYAIFPNGGVTADSIRFDVALCFENQVKVGFPAKEAHPGSTVQLRLQAAPGSLCAVQAVDENMFFVRPASELTSQMVYGLFPAAYRHGYPAQVEEHPDRCVQPQSTSPLLRGKPPHSFQPDIFNLFRNMGLKIFSNLVIKKPSQCFHWADRKPTMGGPSTEDHRITKEQPQFTTQGRRHQYFPETWIWNLFSVGSDGSRSVPVTAPAVAAEWKVTMFCLAGKGFGLAPTTSLRTVQPFYVDVTLPYSVIQGETFVLKATVFNYLQQCVQIHMVLAKSSDFQVEPCRTCRDKECLCAEESKTFTWNVTAVQLGTLNITVRIEVLDTTTRCGGRKPLPATMRRRHTLVRRLLVRPEGVLVEKSYGSLLCLRGGNMAEEPVSLHLPDSVVKGSARASISISGDLMAMALQNLDRLVQMPHGCGEQNMVMFAPIVYVLQYLEKTRQLTPEIKERAAGFLRNGYQTQLLYRHRDGSYSVFGQQDGEGNTWLTAFVVKSFGQARKYIYIDDKNIQDALRWLEQNQLPSGCFATKGSLFHSSLKGSVDDEISLGAYVAAALLELGQPLKGKLMQTTLRCLQQAVHNITNTYTEAVLAYAFALAGDYETTQELLYKLEEQAIKSGGQIHWSPKPSSPASTDFWPGTQSVDIELTAYVLLAYLSKLRVHAGDMTTAAGIVAWLTRQQNAYGGFASTQDTVVALQALAKYAARTFSTSGQALVRVKSQRGFGKAFQVNRQKRLLVQQAALTEVPGQFLLQVHGSSCVFAQTVLRYHEPPPRAAVTFTLRVNTELTNCSQANARVLTIRILASYIGSRVTSNMVIVEVSLLSGFILTPRSRMLLEHGTIVKKTEVKADVVYIYLEKLNDESQTFILQLEQVIQMKNLKPASIKVYDYYQPEERALADYSAVCS; encoded by the exons ACAG TGAAATTCCGGATTGTGACATTGACCGAAGATTTTGCTCCCGTTAACAGCAAG TACTCCGTGGTGGAAATCCAG GACCCAAACCAAAACCGCATTGGCCAGTGGCTGGATGTGAGACCGAAACAGGGCATTGCAGATCTCTCTTTCCAGTTAGCTGCTGAACTCTCTCTGGGGACTTACACCATCAGTGTGGTGAACCCAAAAGTGTCCAGTACTTTTAAGGTGGAGGAACGCG TGTTGCAAAAGTTTGATGTTTTCTTCGAGGGACCAGCTCACATTTATGCTTCAGATAAAACTTTCCCACTGCGTGTGTGTGGCAG GTACAGCTATGGGAAAGCAGTGCAAGGGACCATGCGTGTGACTTTGTGCCAGAGGGCAAGGAGGCGACCTCAAAATGCCAGCAAGGACATCTGTAGGGAATACAGCGGTCCG ACCATGAGCAAGGGATGCTTCACCCCTTCTGTAAGCACGTCAGCCTTCAACCTGGCTCCCAGCGAGGAAGACGGCAAGCTCTATGCAGAAGCCTCTCTCCTGGAGACGCGCACAG GGGTGCAGATCAACACTTCCAGCCAAATCCTCATCTCCAGGACAGCTGCAAGGGCAGTGTTTGAGACACCAAATGCATATTACATCCCTGGAGTACCCTACAGGGGGAAG ATTAAACTTCAGGATCACTATGGAAATGgtatgaaaaacagaaaagtttaCCTTGTGATAAAATTCATGAGGCGTCGGTTTATCAAAACATACATCACAGATGGCAGTGGAATAGCATCATTCAACCTGGACACAACTGCCTGGAACAGCTCGTCAGTCTCTTTGGAG GTTACTGGGAAGGCTGGAATTCTTGTCAGGGGCCAGAGGCGTGTCCAGGTCGGGAAGCTGAACAGTAAGTCTGCGGCAGCCGGACGACAGGCAGCATTTGCGCCCG TGTTGAAGGGctccttctccatccctttGACCTTCACTGCTGACTTCACCCCATCACCTTCCTTAGTGGTGTACGCCATCTTCCCCAATGGAGGGGTAACAGCTGACAGCATCCGCTTTGATGTGGCCTTGTGCTTTGAAAACCAG GTCAAGGTAGGATTCCCAGCTAAAGAAGCCCACCCCGGGTCAACAGTGCAGCTCCGACTGCAGGCAGCCCCTGGCTCCCTGTGTGCAGTGCAGGCAGTGGATGAAAATATGTTCTTCGTGAGACCGGCGAGCGAGCTGACAAGCCAAATG GTCTACGGTTTGTTCCCTGCTGCCTACCGACATGGATACCCTGCCCAAGTAGAAGAGCACCCAGATCGCTGTGTTCAGCCCCAGTCCACATCACCTCTGCTACGAGGGAAACCACCGCATTCCTTTCAGCCTGACATCTTTAACCTCTTCCGG AACATGGGGCTGAAAATCTTCTCAAACCTTGTAATCAAGAAGCCGTCTCAGTGCTTTCATTGGGCGGATAGGAAGCCGACCATGG ggGGGCCTTCTACAGAagaccacagaatcactaaggaaCAACCCCAATTTACAACCCAGGGAAGACGTCACCAGTATTTCCCTGAAACTTGGATCTGGAATCTGTTCTCTGTTGG GTCCGACGGCAGCAGGAGTGTCCCGGTCACAGCACCTGCTGTTGCTGCAGAGTGGAAAGTCACAATGTTCTGCTTGGCTGGGAAGGGATTTGGCCTTGCCCCAACCACCAGCCTCCGAACGGTCCAGCCCTTCTATGTGGATGTGACGCTGCCATATTCCGTCATCCAAGGAGAGACCTTCGTGCTGAAAGCTACTGTCTTCAACTACCTGCAGCAGTGCGTACAG ATCCACATGGTCCTGGCTAAATCCTCAGACTTCCAGGTGGAGCCATGCCGGACCTGCAGGGACAAGGAGTGTCTGTGTGCAGAGGAGTCCAAGACCTTCACATGGAATGTGACAGCAGTCCAGCTGG GGACTCTGAATATCACAGTGAGGATAGAGGTACTGGACACCACGACACGGTGTGGGGGCAGGAAGCCCTTGCCAGCTACCATGAGGCGGAGGCATACGCTGGTCAGACGCTTGCTGGTCCGG ccagaAGGTGTGTTAGTGGAGAAGTCTTACGGCTCCCTTCTGTGCCTGAGAGGAG GAAACATGGCTGAAGAACCTGTGTCCCTTCACCTCCCTGACAGCGTAGTAAAGGGATCTGCCAGGGCTTCCATTTCCATCTCAG GTGACCTCATGGCTATGGCACTGCAGAACCTGGACCGCCTGGTGCAGATGCCCCACGGCTGCGGGGAGCAGAACATGGTGATGTTTGCCCCCATTGTCTATGTGCTGCAGTACCTGGAGAAGACGAGGCAGCTGACCCCGGAGATCAAGGAGAGGGCGGCAGGATTCCTGCGCAATG GGTACCAGACCCAGCTTCTTTATAGGCACAGGGATGGGTCCTACAGTGTCTTtgggcagcaggatggggaagggaacACTTG GCTGACAGCTTTTGTAGTCAAGAGTTTCGGCCAAGCCAGAAAATACATCTACATAGATGACAAGAACATCCAGGATGCCCTACGCTGGCTAGAGCAAAACCAGCTCCCCAGTGGCTGCTTTGCCACCAAAGGGAGCCTCTTTCACTCCTCCCTAAAG GGCAGCGTGGACGATGAAATATCCCTGGGGGCATATGTCGCTGCGGCACTGCTGGAGCTGGGTCAGCCGCTGAAG GGCAAGCTGATGCAGACTACCCTccgctgcctgcagcaggcggTCCACAACATCACCAACACCTACACAGAAGCCGTGCTGGCCTACGCCTTTGCCCTGGCTGGGGACTATGAGACAACCCAGGAGCTGCTGTACAAACTAGAGGAACAGGCCATCAAATCAG gagGACAAATCCACTGGAGCCCCAAGCCAAGCTCTCCGGCTTCCACAGACTTCTGGCCTGGTACTCAGTCAGTGGACATAGAGTTGACAGCCTACGTGCTCCTGGCGTACCTCTCTAAGCTGCGGGTGCATGCAGGTGACATGACAACTGCAGCCGGTATTGTGGCGTGGCTGACCCGGCAGCAGAATGCTTACGGGGGCTTTGCCTCCACCCAG GACACAGTTGTAGCCTTGCAAGCCTTAGCAAAATATGCAGCAAGGACGTTCAGCACATCAGGCCAGGCACTCGTGCGGGTGAAGTCCCAGAGGGGCTTTGGGAAGGCTTTCCAAGTCAACCGCCAGAAGCGGCTGCTGGTGCAGCAGGCAGCACTGACAGAGGTCCCGGGGCAGTTTCTGCTGCAGGTCCACGGTAGCAGCTGTGTCTTTGCTCAG ACGGTGCTGAGGTACCACGAGCCTCCCCCGCGGGCTGCTGTAACCTTCACTCTGCGTGTCAACACAGAGCTGACCAACTGTAGCCAGGCCAATGCGCGTGTCCTCACCATCCGCATCCTTGCCAG ctaCATCGGGAGCAGAGTAACATCCAACATGGTGATCGTGGAGGTCTCCCTGCTGTCCGGATTCATCCTGACTCCCAGATCCAGGATGTTG CTGGAGCACGGAACGATagttaagaaaacagaagtgaaagcTGATGTGGTCTACATTTATCTGGAGAAG CTCAATGATGAATCTCAGACTTTTATTCTGCAACTGGAACAAGTAATTCAGATGAAGAACCTGAAACCGGCCAGCATCAAAGTCTACGATTACTACCAGCCAG aggAGCGAGCCTTGGCTGACTACAGTGCTGTCTGCAGTTGA